One window of the Anopheles cruzii chromosome 2, idAnoCruzAS_RS32_06, whole genome shotgun sequence genome contains the following:
- the LOC128278681 gene encoding uncharacterized protein LOC128278681, with amino-acid sequence MRKPCLLVAVLLPLVAASARPPAAVFEDVFELGRPNAAFLATTDSHSGMKAYLRKKKYRQLRDPVPQASTMAAYTAAHERYQSLEEKRNDRIRMENLRQLASGTSVRTKRLEPQPSARPQPRSKQPKRIDIVPREVFKFELSDAMIAAHPQDQPTGDASKARTKRSERVEPVPREIFRFELGDAMVSRRHAAKSLNTSAPAPAGAAPPLHSRHRRSANADPRDYVKFELEDGRTPEGYRGARGHQTTSSTQQPSPASTAKPPASTRTPENLRHPFTSSDSYRRGKVFDEIVERPGRRRAVPRKEKRDSGTQEAQVEEAAGEQGEEPVADMSPEESRRVRVRGRKPKQIANYEDLPPGVQKAIDIAIKENERMNGAMMTVVSAGETGSIAVTSSTPSTSYQFGDKKPKTKKPYSATTTKITEPKFVPSAKLSETRLPAVEEESNGQTGFLPSQGAVPVTGAPESATGKPAQVPNTLPGIPKAWWSYSDLRRPKRLYHKAAYQPHHHQAPLGVVSPQYVNTFKPLAQHGAEPSGSGNELSGGYHRRPALFTPTSAPGGGHASSEVGFGPADEVYIKERPKIQYVIKEIPVQVKQPRTKITVQPSISISYDKDVTGPGTGPADSGHRGYDNPYGPIELQYEQPAQAVSKELPKSFQNMKIVVPDPHDDSREQKYQEQQQQEQYQFESYKSSNEIDTTGSSIAALSALIGQRPSVQLHGLNELLHMPVPMGGQHPQRRPQDSTAPITFPESSTPAAPTPKPSRPGYRSVQIDHGPKILYDDDSLYRTVQMNPQLQVPTGKEYTPIKELVADVADSDLIGPTIAPPTHATYIIGTGRQPSSTPAPIVEHHAEFNEEEAGHESNAYRHVNVHSTPSPLALGDGLASHRYQEQHHHHHHHHHHDGSDEHYDDSEGYAFGYRVRDFHTGNDFGHVQNHDNGVTRGEYHILLPDGRVQNVRYMADEQGFHADVTYESVHQPHEAQ; translated from the exons ATGAGGAAGCCCTGC CTTCTGGTTGCAGTGCTACTACCCCTGGTCGCTGCCAGTGCTCGACCGCCAGCCGCCGTGTTCGAGGATGTGTTCGAGCTGGGGCGCCCCAATGCAGCCttcctggccaccaccgacagccACAGT GGCATGAAGGCGTACCTGCGCAAGAAGAAGTACCGCCAGCTGCGGGATCCGGTCCCGCAGGCGTCGACGATGGCCGCGTACACGGCCGCCCACGAGCGTTACCAGAGCCTGGAGGAAAAGCGCAACGATCGCATCCGGATGGAGAACCTCCGGCAGCTGGCGTCCGGAACGTCGGTGCGGACCAAGCGCCTGGAACCGCAGCCCTCAGCCCGACCCCAGCCCCGATCGAAGCAACCGAAGCGCATCGATATCGTGCCGCGCGAAGTGTTCAAGTTCGAGCTGTCCGACGCGATGATTGCCGCGCATCCGCAGGATCAACCAACGGGCGATGCGTCCAAAGCCCggacgaagcgaagcgaacgggtGGAACCGGTTCCGCGGGAAATCTTCCGGTTCGAGCTGGGTGATGCGATGGTCTCGCGGCGGCACGCGGCGAAGTCGCTGAACACTAGTGCCCCCGCCCCCGCCGGCGCCGCCCCTCCGCTCCACAGCCGACACCGTCGGTCGGCAAACGCTGATCCGCGGGATTACGTCAAGTTTGAGCTGGAAGACGGTCGAACGCCCGAGGGTTACCGAGGTGCCCGAGGCCATcagaccaccagcagcacgcaGCAGCCGTCACCCGCCAGCACCGCCAAGCCACCGGCGAGCACCCGGACGCCGGAGAACCTGCGCCACCCGTTCACGTCCTCCGATAGCTACCGGCGGGGCAAGGTGTTCGATGAGATCGTCGAGCGGCCCGGCCGCCGAAGGGCGGTTCCGCGGAAGGAGAAACGGGACAGTGGCACTCAGGAAGCTCAGGTGGAGGAGGCGGCTGGGGAGCAGGGGGAGGAACCGGTGGCTGATATGAGCCCGGAGGAGTCGCGTCGCGTCCGGGTGCGGGGTCGGAAGCCGAAGCAGATCGCCAACTACGAGGATCTGCCGCCCGGCGTCCAGAAGGCGATAGACATCGCGATCAAGGAGAACGAGCGTATGAACGGtgcgatgatgacggtggtgtcGGCGGGCGAAACGGGCTCGATCGCGGTCACTTCGTCCACCCCATCGACGAGCTACCAGTTCGGGGACAAGAAgccgaaaacgaagaaaccgtACAGCGCCACCACGACCAAGATCACGGAGCCGAAGTTTGTGCCGAGTGCGAAGCTGTCCGAAACGAGGTTGCCGGCGGTCGAGGAAGAGTCGAACGGTCAGACCGGATTCCTGCCGAGCCAGGGGGCCGTCCCGGTGACCGGTGCGCCGGAATCGGCGACCGGAAAGCCGGCGCAGGTACCGAACACGCTGCCGGGTATCCCGAAGGCGTGGTGGTCGTACTCGGACCTGAGGCGCCCCAAGCGTCTGTACCACAAGGCCGCTTATcagccgcaccaccaccaggcccCGCTAGGGGTCGTTAGCCCGCAGTACGTGAATACCTTCAAACCGTTGGCGCAGCACGGAGCAGAGCcgagcgggagcgggaacgaGCTGTCGGGTGGGTACCATCGGCGGCCCGCTCTGTTTACGCCAACTTCAGCGCCCGGAGGAGGTCATGCGTCGTCCGAAGTGGGTTTCGGTCCGGCGGACGAGGTGTACATCAAGGAGCGGCCCAAGATCCAGTACGTCATCAAGGAGATCCCGGTGCAGGTGAAGCAACCGCGCACGAAGATCACAGTTCAGCCAAGTATCTCGATTTCATACGACAAGGACGTGACGGGGCCGGGGACTGGGCCTGCCGACAGTGGACACCGAGGATACGACAACCCGTACGGACCGATCGAGCTCCAATACGAGCAGCCAGCGCAAGCGGTCAGTAAAGAGCTGCCCAAGTCGTTCCAGAACATGAAGATTGTGGTGCCCGATCCCCACGACGATTCCCGGGAGCAGAAGtaccaggagcagcagcagcaggagcagtaCCAGTTCGAGAGCTACAAAAGCTCGAACGAGATCGACACGACGGGGAGCAGCATCGCGGCCCTGTCGGCTCTGATCGGTCAGCGGCCGAGCGTGCAGCTACACGGTCTGAACGAGCTCCTCCAcatgccggtgccgatgggcGGTCAGCACCCGCAGCGGCGTCCCCAAGACAGTACGGCCCCCATCACGTTCCCCGAGTCGTCGACGCCGGCcgcaccgacaccgaagcCATCGCGCCCCGGTTACCGCTCGGTCCAGATCGACCACGGACCGAAGATCctgtacgacgacgacagtcTGTATCGAACGGTTCAGATGAACCCACAGCTCCAGGTGCCGACCGGCAAGGAGTACACGCCGATCAAGGAGCTCGTCGCCGATGTGGCCGACTCCGACCTGATCGGCCCAACGATCGCTCCACCGACCCACGCCACCTACATCATCGGGACGGGCCGGCAACCGTCGTCGACGCCGGCTCCGATCGTGGAGCACCACGCCGAGTTCAACGAGGAGGAAGCGGGTCACGAGTCCAACGCGTACCGGCACGTGAACGTACACAGCACTCCGTCTCCGCTCGCCCTGGGCGACGGCCTCGCGTCCCATCGCTACcaggagcagcaccaccatcaccatcaccaccatcaccacgacgGCAGTGACGAGCATTATGAC GACTCCGAGGGATACGCGTTCGGGTATCGGGTGCGCGATTTCCACACCGGCAACGATTTCGGACACGTGCAGAACCACGACAACGGTGTGACGCGCGGCGAATACCACATTCTGTTGCCGGACGGGCGGGTCCAGAACGTGCGGTATATGGCCGACGAACAGGGTTTCCACGCCGATGTCACCTACGAGAGCGTGCACCAGCCGCACGAGGCGCAGTGA